In one window of Pseudomonas chlororaphis subsp. chlororaphis DNA:
- a CDS encoding GNAT family N-acetyltransferase yields MALSPTLYTERLILRPLELADAEAIQQQFAHWQVVQYLNARVPWPYPADGALSYLRDLALPAMERGEEWHWSIRLKSAPEQLIGNVSLMNQADNNRGFWLAPAWQSQGYMSEASAAVTEYWFEVLGREVMRVPKAAPNLASRRISERAGMRLIRSDEDDFVCGRLPRDIWEITREEWRRLR; encoded by the coding sequence ATGGCGCTGTCCCCCACCCTGTACACCGAACGCCTGATCCTGCGTCCGTTGGAACTGGCCGATGCCGAGGCCATTCAGCAGCAGTTTGCGCACTGGCAAGTGGTGCAATATCTCAACGCGCGGGTGCCCTGGCCCTATCCCGCCGATGGTGCCCTGAGTTACCTGCGCGACCTGGCGCTGCCGGCCATGGAGCGCGGCGAGGAATGGCACTGGTCGATCCGCCTGAAAAGCGCGCCGGAACAATTGATCGGCAATGTCAGCCTGATGAACCAGGCCGACAACAACCGCGGCTTCTGGCTGGCTCCGGCGTGGCAAAGCCAGGGCTATATGAGCGAGGCCAGCGCGGCGGTCACCGAGTACTGGTTCGAGGTGCTGGGGCGTGAGGTCATGCGGGTGCCCAAGGCCGCGCCAAACCTGGCCTCGCGGCGGATTTCCGAACGCGCCGGCATGCGCCTGATCCGCAGCGACGAAGACGACTTCGTCTGCGGGCGATTGCCCCGTGATATCTGGGAAATCACCCGCGAAGAGTGGCGTCGCCTCAGATGA
- a CDS encoding DUF883 family protein encodes MARKTAAQAADEQIKDQEFSELQALIEESEKLLKSSASLVGEEGENLRQQVGLKLKQALDSVSSVRERSKPVVDATEQYIGGHPWQTVAISAGVGLVVGLLLGRRS; translated from the coding sequence ATGGCTCGTAAAACTGCTGCGCAAGCGGCTGACGAACAAATCAAGGACCAGGAATTCAGCGAGCTTCAAGCGTTGATCGAAGAATCGGAAAAGCTCCTGAAAAGCAGCGCATCGCTGGTGGGTGAGGAAGGCGAGAACCTGCGCCAACAGGTCGGGTTGAAACTCAAGCAGGCACTGGACTCGGTGTCCAGCGTGCGTGAGCGCAGCAAGCCGGTGGTGGACGCTACCGAGCAATACATCGGTGGCCATCCGTGGCAGACCGTGGCCATCTCCGCCGGCGTCGGCCTGGTGGTGGGCCTGTTGCTGGGGCGTCGTTCGTAA
- a CDS encoding LysR family transcriptional regulator — MDLNAARMFVSVVQCGSISSAANLLQLPLATIRRGIRELERSLNVQLLERSTRGTRLTAAGSQLYEHASRGIEALAEGEQAVRNDRMHLQGRLSVSVPAAFESWWKLLAEFQRRHPEVQVAVYTSERESDLAQDGVDVALRAGPLFDEERPARLLGSYRHMLVASPLLLERLGTPQTPADLRGFPCAVWSRQADAREQWQLGDQYYSPDPLFAANDYLHLRQLALTAKVVTELPAFLAAEAVRDGRLQALLPHLPMPEQQLHLLYPNQRPPSNIVRAYLDFAQAWLVENPLPHPH, encoded by the coding sequence ATGGATCTCAACGCCGCCAGGATGTTTGTCAGCGTGGTCCAATGCGGCAGCATTTCGTCCGCCGCCAACCTGCTGCAACTACCGCTGGCCACCATCCGCCGGGGCATTCGTGAACTGGAACGCAGCCTCAACGTGCAACTGCTGGAACGCTCCACCCGCGGCACCCGGCTGACCGCCGCCGGCAGCCAGCTCTATGAACACGCCAGTCGCGGTATCGAAGCCCTGGCCGAGGGCGAACAGGCTGTCAGAAATGATCGAATGCACTTGCAGGGCCGCCTGAGTGTGTCGGTGCCTGCGGCATTCGAGAGCTGGTGGAAGCTGCTGGCCGAGTTCCAGCGGCGCCATCCCGAGGTCCAGGTCGCGGTCTATACCAGCGAGCGGGAAAGCGACCTGGCGCAGGATGGGGTCGACGTCGCCTTGCGCGCCGGGCCGTTGTTCGACGAGGAGCGCCCGGCGCGCCTGCTCGGCAGTTACCGGCATATGCTGGTCGCCAGCCCGCTGCTGCTGGAGCGCCTCGGCACCCCGCAAACCCCCGCCGACCTTCGCGGATTTCCCTGTGCCGTCTGGTCGCGCCAGGCCGATGCCCGGGAACAGTGGCAGCTGGGCGACCAGTACTACAGCCCCGATCCGCTGTTCGCCGCCAACGATTACCTGCACCTGCGCCAACTGGCGCTGACCGCCAAGGTGGTCACCGAGCTGCCGGCCTTTCTCGCCGCCGAAGCCGTGCGCGACGGTCGCCTGCAAGCCCTGCTGCCGCACCTGCCGATGCCGGAACAACAGCTGCACCTGCTGTATCCGAACCAGCGCCCGCCCTCGAACATCGTCCGAGCCTACCTGGATTTCGCCCAGGCCTGGCTGGTGGAAAACCCCTTGCCACACCCGCACTGA
- a CDS encoding LysR family transcriptional regulator produces the protein MNQMNIAQVDLNLLKAFEALHDESSASRAALRLGVTQSAMSAALRRLRELYGDQLFVRTGRGLAPTLRANQLKPVVSEALNKCRQSLAMVDPHASHYQGRSVAIGLSDDFEIAYGRRLIEEVARRAPKLRLIFRQSHSQIVGEALLQRSIDLAISAGGFAERMLSRQVLGEGSYLCLADPASLGPGQQAIDLDEFVAREHVLVSSQGFIGITDEGLAALGLSRQVCASTTHFAALPHLLKGSQAVATIPAHAARSIAELTGLALLPCPLDLPRYPIELGWRTSAQIDPVVLKVREAIVASFELTCSPPSGD, from the coding sequence ATGAACCAGATGAATATCGCCCAGGTCGATCTCAACCTGCTCAAGGCCTTCGAAGCCCTGCATGACGAATCCAGCGCCAGCCGCGCCGCCTTGCGCCTGGGCGTCACCCAGTCGGCCATGAGCGCGGCGCTGCGGCGCCTGCGCGAGCTGTACGGCGATCAGTTGTTCGTGCGCACCGGGCGCGGCCTGGCGCCGACCCTGCGGGCCAACCAGCTCAAGCCGGTGGTCAGCGAGGCCCTGAACAAATGCCGGCAGAGCCTGGCCATGGTCGATCCCCATGCCAGCCACTATCAGGGCCGCTCGGTGGCGATCGGGCTGTCGGACGATTTCGAGATTGCCTACGGTCGGCGCCTGATCGAGGAAGTCGCCCGGCGGGCGCCGAAGCTGCGGCTGATCTTTCGCCAGAGCCACAGCCAGATCGTCGGCGAAGCGCTGTTGCAGCGCAGCATCGACCTGGCCATCAGCGCCGGCGGTTTCGCCGAACGCATGCTCAGCCGTCAGGTATTGGGGGAAGGCAGTTATCTGTGCCTGGCGGACCCGGCGAGCCTGGGCCCGGGACAGCAGGCCATCGACCTCGACGAGTTCGTCGCCCGCGAGCATGTGCTGGTGTCGTCGCAAGGCTTTATCGGGATTACCGACGAGGGCCTGGCGGCCCTGGGGCTGAGTCGCCAGGTCTGCGCCTCGACCACGCATTTCGCCGCGCTGCCCCATCTGCTCAAGGGCAGCCAGGCGGTGGCGACCATTCCGGCCCACGCCGCGCGGAGCATCGCCGAACTGACCGGGCTGGCGCTGCTGCCCTGCCCGCTGGACCTGCCGCGCTACCCGATCGAGCTGGGCTGGCGCACCAGCGCGCAGATCGATCCGGTGGTATTGAAAGTGCGCGAGGCGATCGTCGCCAGCTTCGAGCTTACTTGTTCGCCGCCATCAGGCGATTGA
- a CDS encoding LysR family transcriptional regulator encodes MDNLSGMLAFVRTVQAGSFVGAAERLGISASAVGKSLARLEERLGVRLLNRSTRRISLTDEGTLFFERCQRIVGEVEDAEAELARISDKPRGKLRVSLPAIGYRMLLPILPEFAERYPEIELDLDFNDRLIDVIAEGVDAVIRSGELADSQLKSRPLGPFRFVLVSAPHYFARHGVPQCPPDLERHACLRYKFPGTVQLQEWKLRLPADAPPLLLRSALTSNNLESLIHAATQGLGIAFVPDFVVRDALADGSLVSVLDDYQIDSGKFSVLWPGSRHLLPKLRVFVDFLSERLVLGGR; translated from the coding sequence ATGGACAACCTCAGTGGCATGCTGGCCTTTGTGCGCACGGTGCAGGCCGGCAGTTTTGTCGGCGCGGCGGAGCGCCTGGGCATCTCCGCTTCGGCGGTGGGTAAAAGCCTGGCACGCCTGGAAGAGCGGCTCGGCGTGCGCCTGCTCAATCGCAGCACCCGGCGCATCAGCCTGACCGACGAAGGCACGCTGTTCTTCGAGCGCTGCCAGCGCATCGTCGGCGAGGTGGAAGACGCCGAAGCCGAGCTGGCGCGTATCAGCGACAAGCCCCGCGGCAAACTGCGGGTCAGCCTGCCCGCCATCGGCTATCGCATGCTGCTGCCGATCCTGCCGGAGTTCGCCGAACGCTACCCGGAGATCGAACTGGACCTGGACTTCAACGACCGGCTGATCGACGTGATCGCCGAAGGCGTCGATGCGGTGATCCGCAGCGGCGAGCTGGCGGACTCCCAGCTCAAATCGCGCCCCCTGGGGCCGTTCCGTTTCGTCCTGGTCAGCGCCCCCCACTACTTCGCCCGCCATGGTGTGCCCCAGTGCCCACCTGATCTGGAGCGACATGCCTGCCTGCGCTACAAGTTTCCCGGCACTGTGCAATTGCAGGAATGGAAACTGCGCCTACCCGCCGACGCACCACCGCTGCTGCTGCGCAGCGCCCTGACCAGCAACAACCTGGAATCGCTGATCCACGCCGCCACCCAGGGCCTGGGCATCGCCTTCGTTCCGGACTTCGTGGTGCGTGACGCCCTGGCCGACGGCTCGCTGGTGTCGGTGCTGGACGACTATCAGATCGACAGCGGCAAGTTCTCGGTGCTCTGGCCCGGCAGTCGACATCTGTTGCCGAAACTGCGAGTGTTCGTCGACTTTCTCAGCGAACGCCTGGTGCTGGGCGGACGCTGA
- a CDS encoding Ldh family oxidoreductase — MSVSPPAVETPQEHLSLEALVTLLETIFLRHGTSAEVARSLAHNCAAAERDGAHSHGVFRIPGYVSTLNSGWVNGKAVPVVEDVAPAFVRVDACNGFAQPALAAARALLVEKARHAGIAILAIRNSHHFAALWPDVEPFAEEGLVALSVVNSMTCVVPHGADRPLFGTNPIAFAAPQAGGDPIVFDLATSAIAHGDVQIAARKGERLPPGMGVDGLGQPTDDPKAILEGGALLPFGGHKGSALSMMVELLAAALTGGHFSFEFDWSNHPGAKTPWTGQLLIVIDPSKGAGQNFAERSQELIRQMHGVGLKRLPGDRRHRQREKSLREGIALDAAELKQLRELAGL, encoded by the coding sequence ATGTCTGTATCGCCCCCGGCTGTTGAAACACCGCAGGAACACCTGTCGCTCGAGGCACTGGTGACGCTGCTGGAAACGATCTTCCTGCGCCATGGCACCAGCGCCGAAGTGGCGCGCAGCCTGGCGCACAACTGTGCCGCTGCCGAGCGCGACGGCGCCCACAGTCATGGCGTGTTCCGTATTCCCGGTTATGTCTCGACCCTTAACAGCGGCTGGGTCAACGGCAAGGCCGTGCCGGTGGTCGAAGACGTGGCCCCGGCCTTTGTCCGGGTCGATGCGTGTAACGGTTTCGCCCAACCGGCGCTGGCGGCGGCGCGGGCGTTGCTGGTGGAGAAAGCGCGCCACGCCGGGATCGCCATTCTGGCCATCCGCAATTCCCATCACTTCGCTGCGCTGTGGCCGGACGTCGAGCCGTTCGCCGAGGAAGGGCTGGTCGCCCTGAGCGTGGTCAACAGCATGACCTGCGTGGTGCCCCACGGCGCCGATCGGCCGTTGTTCGGCACCAACCCGATTGCCTTTGCCGCGCCCCAGGCCGGGGGCGACCCCATTGTCTTCGACCTGGCCACCAGCGCCATTGCCCATGGCGACGTGCAGATCGCCGCGCGCAAGGGCGAACGCCTGCCGCCAGGCATGGGCGTGGACGGCCTCGGCCAGCCCACCGACGATCCGAAAGCCATTCTCGAAGGCGGCGCGCTGCTGCCGTTCGGCGGGCACAAGGGTTCGGCGCTGTCGATGATGGTCGAGCTGCTGGCGGCGGCGCTGACCGGTGGCCATTTCTCGTTCGAGTTCGACTGGTCCAACCACCCGGGCGCGAAGACGCCCTGGACCGGCCAGTTGCTGATCGTCATCGATCCGAGCAAGGGCGCCGGGCAGAATTTCGCCGAGCGCAGCCAGGAGCTGATCCGCCAGATGCATGGCGTAGGGCTCAAGCGCCTGCCGGGGGATCGCCGGCATCGCCAGCGGGAAAAGTCCCTGCGCGAGGGGATTGCCCTGGACGCCGCGGAGCTCAAGCAATTGCGGGAGCTGGCGGGGCTTTAA
- a CDS encoding ferredoxin reductase family protein, which produces MKTWYSVVGVLLITTLAVLLEIPSDTWLTSATLSLVLGATALAYMALSCLLASRWRWVERLFGGLDRVYETHKWLGIWALVFASYHLVFKANLDTWQSVPIIELSKYWTRMVRQLSYVALGLIVLLALNRNIPYGQWRWWHKLSGPLFAIVILHWLSFKSPIALDNPSGIWLTALCGLGLLGALYKLLLYPLLAKAGEYRVSAVTLEKNSLHLELTPLHRGFAFKAGQFAFLAMREKGLREPHPFTIASAHASDGRIEFVIRALGDYTQKLRQQVKVGMLADLYAPYGRFKRRLDAGREIWIGGGVGISPFISWLQDAAAGRFDQATLVYCCNPSRAFPSLETLQGLAEQRGVAFIGHTDGADRLGETLQRLASETDPQQIQISFCGPKGLLARVKALMREYAIPERNLHYEFFEFR; this is translated from the coding sequence TTGAAAACCTGGTACTCGGTGGTCGGCGTCCTGCTGATCACCACCCTCGCCGTGCTGCTGGAAATCCCCAGCGATACCTGGCTGACCTCCGCCACCCTGAGCCTGGTCCTCGGCGCCACGGCGCTGGCCTACATGGCCCTGTCCTGCCTGCTGGCCAGCCGCTGGCGCTGGGTCGAGCGGCTGTTCGGCGGCCTCGACCGGGTCTATGAAACCCACAAGTGGCTGGGCATCTGGGCGCTGGTTTTCGCCAGCTATCACCTGGTGTTCAAGGCCAACCTGGATACCTGGCAAAGCGTGCCGATCATCGAGCTGTCCAAGTACTGGACGCGCATGGTGCGCCAACTGAGCTACGTCGCCCTCGGCCTGATCGTGCTGCTAGCGCTGAACCGCAACATTCCCTACGGCCAGTGGCGCTGGTGGCACAAGCTGTCCGGGCCGCTGTTCGCGATCGTCATCCTGCACTGGCTGAGCTTCAAGTCGCCGATTGCCCTGGATAACCCCTCGGGTATCTGGCTCACCGCGCTCTGCGGCCTGGGCCTGCTCGGCGCCCTGTACAAGCTGCTGCTCTATCCATTGCTGGCCAAGGCCGGCGAATACAGGGTCAGCGCCGTGACCCTGGAGAAAAACTCCCTGCACCTGGAGCTGACCCCGCTGCACCGCGGTTTCGCCTTCAAGGCCGGGCAGTTCGCCTTTCTCGCCATGCGTGAAAAAGGCCTGCGCGAACCGCACCCCTTCACCATCGCCAGTGCTCACGCCAGCGACGGGCGCATCGAGTTCGTGATCCGTGCCCTGGGCGACTACACCCAGAAGTTGCGCCAGCAGGTCAAGGTCGGCATGCTCGCCGACCTCTACGCGCCCTATGGCCGCTTCAAGCGCCGGCTCGATGCCGGCCGGGAGATCTGGATCGGCGGTGGCGTGGGTATCTCACCCTTTATCTCGTGGCTGCAGGATGCCGCCGCCGGACGTTTCGACCAGGCGACCCTGGTGTACTGCTGCAACCCGTCACGGGCCTTCCCCAGCCTCGAAACCTTGCAGGGCCTGGCCGAGCAGCGCGGGGTGGCTTTCATCGGCCACACCGACGGCGCCGACCGCCTGGGCGAAACCCTGCAACGGCTGGCCAGCGAAACCGATCCGCAACAGATCCAGATCAGTTTCTGCGGGCCCAAGGGTTTGCTGGCAAGGGTCAAGGCGTTGATGCGCGAATACGCGATTCCCGAGCGCAACCTGCACTACGAGTTCTTCGAGTTTCGTTGA
- a CDS encoding FecR family protein yields the protein MSEQHLTEAEYDAITDAAAQWCMRLHAADCTAAERQAFEQWRDAHPLHAFEYEAMQEIWEVADHLPRPQATTVLPLPAPRKPWRAYGMAAAISALALPLAAYSGWSLGWLPSSYEHFQADGSMRQVTLADGSQVELNLGTELTYSNYKDQRRVTLKKGEAFFKVSHNSAHPFVVKAASGQVRVTGTEFNVWMYEDQVRVTLLEGSVLVNSDNSHPDAGVPLDPGMQARYRQGDYQPLISQTAANDSSLAWRQGKLVLDNLALGEALPLINRYLSKPVMLADSATGNIRVGGIYDVTAVNSLVTTLPKVLPVYLTRNQDGNPVINSLPGTAPKS from the coding sequence ATGAGCGAACAGCACCTCACAGAAGCCGAATACGACGCCATCACCGATGCCGCCGCGCAGTGGTGCATGCGTCTGCATGCCGCGGACTGTACGGCCGCCGAACGCCAGGCCTTCGAGCAATGGCGCGATGCCCACCCGCTGCATGCCTTCGAATACGAAGCGATGCAGGAAATCTGGGAAGTCGCCGACCATCTGCCTCGCCCTCAAGCCACCACCGTCCTGCCCTTGCCGGCGCCGCGCAAACCCTGGCGCGCCTACGGCATGGCCGCGGCGATCAGCGCCCTGGCCTTGCCCCTGGCCGCCTACAGCGGCTGGAGCCTGGGCTGGCTGCCCTCCTCCTACGAACATTTCCAGGCCGACGGCAGCATGCGCCAGGTGACCCTGGCCGACGGCAGCCAGGTCGAACTCAACCTGGGCACCGAGCTGACCTACAGCAACTACAAGGACCAGCGCCGGGTCACCCTGAAAAAAGGCGAAGCCTTCTTCAAGGTCAGCCACAACAGCGCCCATCCGTTCGTGGTCAAGGCGGCCAGCGGCCAGGTGCGGGTCACCGGTACCGAGTTCAATGTCTGGATGTACGAGGATCAGGTGCGGGTCACCCTGCTCGAAGGTTCGGTGCTGGTGAACAGCGACAACAGCCACCCCGACGCTGGCGTGCCTCTCGATCCGGGCATGCAGGCGCGTTATCGCCAGGGCGATTACCAGCCACTGATCAGCCAGACCGCTGCCAACGACAGCTCGCTGGCCTGGCGCCAGGGCAAGCTGGTGCTGGACAACCTGGCGCTCGGCGAGGCCCTGCCGCTGATCAACCGCTACCTCAGCAAGCCGGTGATGCTGGCCGACAGCGCCACGGGCAACATTCGGGTCGGCGGCATCTACGACGTCACCGCGGTCAATAGCCTGGTGACCACGCTGCCCAAGGTATTGCCGGTGTACCTGACCCGCAACCAGGACGGCAACCCGGTCATCAATTCGCTGCCAGGCACCGCGCCAAAAAGCTGA
- a CDS encoding carbon-nitrogen hydrolase family protein → MSKSVVAALQIGSLPGGKADTLEQILSFEAAIIEAGAQLVVMPEALLGGYPKGEGFGTQLGYRLPEGREAFARYFANAVDVPGAETEALAGLAARTGANLVLGVIERAGSTLYCTALYFDPQHGLVGKHRKLMPTGTERLIWGKGDGSTLPVFDTQVGRVGAVICWENMMPLLRTAMYAKGVQVWCAPTVDEREMWQVSMRHIAHEGRCFVVSACQVQASPQALGLEIANWPAERPLIAGGSVIVGPMGEVLAGPLVGRAGLLTAQIDTDELVRARYDYDVVGHYARPDVFELTVDERAKAGVRFI, encoded by the coding sequence ATGTCCAAGTCCGTTGTCGCCGCGTTGCAGATCGGCTCCCTGCCAGGGGGCAAGGCCGATACCCTGGAGCAGATCCTGTCCTTTGAAGCCGCCATCATCGAGGCCGGCGCGCAGCTGGTGGTGATGCCCGAAGCCTTGCTCGGTGGATACCCCAAGGGCGAGGGCTTCGGCACCCAGCTCGGCTATCGCCTGCCGGAAGGCCGTGAGGCCTTTGCCCGTTATTTCGCCAATGCGGTCGATGTGCCGGGCGCGGAGACCGAGGCCCTGGCCGGCCTGGCGGCACGCACCGGGGCCAACCTGGTGCTGGGGGTGATCGAGCGCGCTGGCAGCACCCTGTATTGCACGGCGCTGTATTTCGATCCGCAGCACGGCCTGGTGGGCAAGCACCGCAAGCTGATGCCCACCGGCACCGAGCGGCTGATCTGGGGCAAGGGCGATGGTTCGACCCTGCCGGTATTCGACACCCAGGTCGGCCGGGTCGGCGCGGTGATCTGCTGGGAAAACATGATGCCGCTGCTGCGCACCGCGATGTACGCCAAGGGCGTGCAGGTCTGGTGTGCGCCGACCGTGGACGAGCGCGAGATGTGGCAGGTCAGCATGCGCCACATCGCCCATGAAGGCCGCTGCTTCGTGGTCAGCGCCTGCCAGGTGCAGGCGTCACCCCAGGCGCTGGGGCTGGAGATCGCCAACTGGCCGGCCGAACGCCCGCTGATTGCCGGCGGCAGCGTGATTGTCGGGCCCATGGGCGAGGTCCTGGCCGGGCCGCTGGTGGGACGCGCCGGCCTGCTGACGGCGCAGATCGATACTGACGAGCTGGTGCGGGCGCGCTACGACTACGATGTGGTCGGCCACTATGCCCGTCCGGATGTGTTCGAGCTGACGGTGGACGAGCGGGCCAAGGCCGGCGTGCGTTTCATCTGA
- a CDS encoding MFS transporter, whose protein sequence is MSSPTDVPAALNHTVAGGSSYAVLAAVCLAALILPLTFVGVAVATPAIGRELGGGPLALSWITNAFMLSFGSALMAAGTLADEYGRKRVFSLGVGLFALTSLALAFAPSVLWLDLLRAVQGLAGAAALAGGSAALAQTFEGPARTRAFSLLGTTFGVGLAFGPILAGVLIEAYGWRSIFVSGTLIGGLSLLFGVPRMPESRDPDAAGVDWPGTLSFTAALVALTWGILQAPQSGWGSPLVWGLLLVALLALLLFIVVELRVKRPMLDLSLFRYPRFVGVQLLPIATCYCFVVLLILLPIRFIGVEGYSEIDAGLMMIALSAPMVVVPLLAAWLTRWFGAGTLSSVGLVIAAGGLYLLSRIAPGQAPAANVLPMLLIGFGAGLPWGLMDGLSVSVVPKERAGMATGIFSTTRVAGEGIALALVVALLAGLLQLSMAAALPEHPQLSLAAQQLASGNLQASAALLPELGRELLLGLYAKAFTWLLYALIAITLVAALVVRLMLHEPRRA, encoded by the coding sequence ATGAGTTCGCCAACCGATGTGCCTGCTGCCTTAAATCACACTGTCGCCGGCGGTTCTTCCTACGCCGTGCTGGCCGCGGTGTGCCTGGCGGCGCTGATCCTGCCGCTGACCTTCGTCGGCGTGGCCGTGGCGACCCCGGCCATCGGCCGCGAGCTGGGCGGCGGCCCCCTGGCCCTGAGCTGGATCACCAATGCCTTCATGCTGAGTTTCGGCAGCGCACTGATGGCCGCCGGCACCCTGGCCGACGAGTACGGACGCAAGCGCGTGTTCAGCCTCGGTGTCGGCCTGTTCGCCCTGACGTCGCTGGCCCTGGCCTTCGCGCCTTCGGTGCTCTGGCTCGACCTGTTGCGGGCGGTGCAGGGGTTGGCCGGTGCGGCGGCGCTGGCGGGCGGCTCGGCTGCTTTGGCCCAGACGTTCGAGGGCCCGGCGCGGACCCGTGCCTTCAGCCTGCTGGGCACCACCTTCGGCGTCGGCCTGGCATTCGGGCCGATCCTCGCCGGGGTGTTGATCGAAGCCTACGGCTGGCGTTCGATCTTTGTCTCCGGGACCTTGATTGGCGGTCTGTCGCTGCTGTTCGGCGTGCCGCGCATGCCTGAGTCCCGCGATCCGGACGCGGCGGGGGTCGACTGGCCCGGCACCTTGAGTTTCACCGCGGCACTGGTGGCGCTGACCTGGGGCATTTTGCAGGCGCCGCAAAGCGGCTGGGGCAGCCCGCTGGTCTGGGGTCTGCTGCTGGTGGCGCTGCTGGCGTTGCTGCTGTTTATCGTGGTGGAGCTGCGGGTCAAGCGGCCGATGCTCGACCTGTCGCTGTTTCGCTACCCGCGCTTTGTCGGCGTGCAGCTGCTGCCGATCGCCACCTGCTATTGCTTCGTGGTGTTGCTGATCCTGCTGCCGATCCGCTTTATCGGCGTGGAAGGCTACAGCGAGATCGATGCCGGACTGATGATGATCGCCCTGTCCGCGCCGATGGTGGTGGTGCCGTTGCTGGCCGCGTGGCTGACCCGTTGGTTCGGCGCCGGAACCCTGTCCAGCGTCGGCCTGGTGATTGCTGCGGGCGGACTCTATCTGCTCAGCCGGATCGCCCCGGGGCAGGCGCCGGCGGCCAATGTCTTGCCCATGCTGTTGATCGGCTTCGGTGCCGGTTTGCCCTGGGGCTTGATGGACGGGCTGTCGGTCAGTGTGGTGCCCAAGGAACGGGCGGGGATGGCCACCGGCATCTTCAGCACCACTCGGGTGGCGGGCGAGGGCATTGCCCTGGCCCTGGTGGTGGCCCTGCTGGCCGGCTTGCTGCAACTGTCCATGGCCGCGGCGCTGCCGGAACATCCGCAGCTGTCGCTGGCCGCGCAGCAACTGGCCAGCGGCAACCTGCAGGCCAGCGCGGCCTTGTTGCCCGAGCTGGGCCGGGAGCTGCTGCTCGGGCTCTATGCCAAGGCCTTCACTTGGCTGCTGTATGCGCTGATCGCCATCACCCTGGTCGCGGCGCTGGTGGTGCGGCTGATGCTGCATGAGCCGCGCCGGGCTTGA
- a CDS encoding DUF6708 domain-containing protein, giving the protein MTISWTWTPKDKAEAVPSIGDQYISMGKSVLCLRNPMPADSAFMAKLFSATIVVTLLLWLWMFCAVIKETPSDEAWILFIPLLLPLGVSLFLFYRIHLIKSQSNFYFNRHTQKIYYLKGKTLLVGDWADVKAGVTGRTEFSGRSFSTTTSLILNAFGTLQDSPQARQIAKSWAPTYSICIDSNEPSDPRPIFVAQVWEYIRQFMAHGPDKLPVPQEPHWWYVPHNSICLPPRQAFRHYVPWRTGEPGEKQGKKWWLMPLWLVFFPYNFFVALCWWMTCRLLRVRPAAPPQQALEGESVTSAHLEMTAKTNGP; this is encoded by the coding sequence ATGACCATCAGCTGGACCTGGACCCCAAAAGACAAGGCAGAAGCTGTACCGTCGATCGGCGACCAATACATCTCCATGGGAAAAAGCGTGTTGTGCCTGCGCAATCCGATGCCCGCAGACTCGGCGTTCATGGCCAAGCTGTTTTCCGCCACGATAGTCGTCACGCTGCTGCTGTGGTTATGGATGTTCTGTGCTGTCATCAAGGAAACGCCATCCGATGAAGCCTGGATTCTGTTCATTCCCTTGCTCCTGCCCCTGGGCGTTTCGTTGTTCCTTTTCTACCGGATCCACTTGATCAAGAGTCAATCGAACTTCTATTTCAATCGCCACACCCAGAAAATCTACTACCTCAAGGGCAAGACCCTGCTTGTCGGTGACTGGGCTGATGTCAAGGCTGGCGTAACGGGTCGGACCGAGTTTTCTGGCCGGTCGTTCAGTACCACTACTTCGTTGATCCTGAATGCATTCGGTACCCTGCAAGACAGCCCGCAAGCCAGGCAGATCGCCAAATCCTGGGCGCCCACCTATAGCATCTGCATAGACAGCAATGAACCCAGTGACCCTCGACCGATCTTCGTTGCGCAAGTCTGGGAGTACATCCGTCAATTCATGGCCCATGGCCCGGATAAGCTGCCCGTTCCTCAAGAACCCCACTGGTGGTATGTGCCTCATAACTCTATCTGCCTGCCCCCCCGTCAGGCATTTCGTCACTATGTGCCTTGGCGCACGGGAGAGCCTGGGGAAAAGCAGGGCAAGAAATGGTGGCTGATGCCTCTTTGGTTGGTGTTCTTCCCTTACAACTTCTTCGTTGCTCTTTGCTGGTGGATGACCTGTCGCCTGTTGCGCGTACGTCCGGCGGCCCCACCGCAACAAGCGCTCGAAGGAGAATCTGTCACATCAGCGCACCTGGAAATGACGGCCAAGACCAACGGTCCCTAG